Proteins from a single region of Sylvia atricapilla isolate bSylAtr1 chromosome 9, bSylAtr1.pri, whole genome shotgun sequence:
- the LOC136364835 gene encoding cytochrome P450 4A4-like, with translation MASLLDNIVRPSAIVLQLSVLLGVAFVLLKVLQFYWERKKFIKAMEPFPGPPKHWLYGHNHLITSEKLLHQLVSWGEEYPYAFPRWFGSVLPSLVIHHPEYAKCILGRTDPKASMPYKFLLPWIGKGLLVLEGSKWFQHRKMLTPAFHYDVLRPYVALMSDSVKVMLDKWDKRITERKSVELFQDVSLMTLDSIMKCAFSFNSNCQTESNSHYYIRAVFDLSHLLSNRIQNLSFKDIFYGLTRKGREFQDACQLAHTHTDKVIQERKMLLSNEKELEKIQKKRHLDFLDILLCSKDANGVGLSDEDLRAEVDTFMFEGHDTTASGISWLFFCMSLHPEHQQRCREEIQGILGDRDTIEWEDLGKMTYTTMCIKESLRLFPPVPAVSRQLSKPVTFPDGRSLPAGCLVGLNIFGIHRNREVWEDPEIFDPQRFSPENSAQRHSHAFLPFSAGSRNCIGQQFAMNEMKVALALTLQRFELHPDPSRFPIMIPQIVLRSSNGIHLHLKRIF, from the exons ATGGCATCTCTTCTGGACAACATAGTCAGACCTTCTGCTATCGTCCtgcagctgtctgtgctgcttggtgtagcctttgtgctgctgaaggtGCTCCAGTTCTactgggagaggaagaaattcaTCAAAGCTATGGAGCCATTTCCTGGGCCCCCAAAACATTGGCTCTATGGCCACAACCACCTG ataacttctgaaaaattattacaCCAGTTAGTGTCATGGGGAGAAGAATATCCCTATGCCTTTCCCAGATGGTTTGGATCAGTCCTGCCTTCTCTAGTCATCCACCATCCTGAATATGCCAAATGCATACTTGGCCGAACAG ATCCCAAGGCTAGTATGCCCTACAAATTCCTACTTCCCTGGATTG ggaaggggctgctggTCTTGGAAGGAAGCAAATGGTTCCAGCACAGGAAGATGCTCACCCCAGCCTTTCATTACGATGTGCTGAGACCTTACGTGGCCCTGATGTCAGACTCAGTCAAAGTGATGCTG GATAAATGGGACAAGAGGATCACAGAGAGGAAGTCAGTGGAGCTCTTTCAGGATGTCAGCTTGATGACACTAGACAGCATCATGAAATGTGCCTTCAGTTTTAATTCCAACTGTCAGACTGAGAG CAACTCCCACTATTATATTAGAGCTGTTTTTGACCTGAGCCACCTGCTGAGCAATAGAATCCAGAATCTTTCCTTCAAGGATATTTTCTATGGCTTGACCCGCAAAGGCCGTGAGTTTCAGGATGCCTGCCAGCTGGCCCACACCCATACAG ATAAGGtaatacaagaaagaaagatgttGCTTTCCAATGAGAAGGAACTTGAGAAGATCCAGAAGAAGAGACATCTGGATTTTCTGGACATCCTTCTTTGTAGCAAG GATGCAAATGGAGTTGGACTGTCCGATGAGGATCTGCGTGCCGAGGTGGACACCTTCATGTTTGAGGGTCACGATACCACAGCCAGTGGGATCTCCTGGCTCTTCTTCTGCATGTCACTGCACCCTGAGCACCAGCAACGGTGCAGGGAGGAGATCCAGGGCATCCTGGGAGACCGAGATACCATTGAGTG GGAGGATCTTGGGAAGATGACCTACACCACGATGTGCATCAAAGAGAGCTTACGCCTGTTCCCACCGGTTCCTGCCGTGTCCCGACAGCTCTCCAAACCCGTCACATTTCCTGACGGACGCAGCCTGCCAGCAG gcTGTCTGGTTGGACTGAACATATTTGGTATTCACAGGAACCGGGAAGTGTGGGAGGACCCCGAG ATTTTTGATCCTCAGAGGTTTTCTCCAGAGAACTCAGCACAGAGGCACTCCCAtgctttcctgcctttctctgccGGATCCAG gaaCTGCATCGGGCAGCAGTTTGCCATGAATGAGATGAAGGTGGCTCTGGCCTTGACCCTGCAGCGCTTCGAGCTCCACCCGGACCCATCCAGGTTTCCCATAATGATACCACAGATCGTCCTCAGGTCCAGCAACGGGATACACCTGCATTTGAAGAGGATTTTCTGA